GGGATGGCCAAGCTGGAGCAGGCCGCCGAACTCAAGGTCCCCGCCGCCCTCGCGGTGGACTCGGTGCGCCACACCATCGATGACGCGGCCGCCCGGATGCGCTGGGCCAGTTGTGTCTCCGCACCGATGCTGGCCGGTGCCTTCGCGGTGGCCTGGGAGTGGGACAACACCGAGTTGATCTGCGAGCTGATCGAATATCACAGTGCACGAGGCTCGTTCAGCACCGAGCCGACTCCGCAGACCCTGGGGGACTGGGCCGGTACCGCCACCGCCCCCGTCCCCGCGGAGGCCGACCTCGCGCCGGAACTGGCGGTGGCGGCGAGCGCCGGGTCGGCGGGCGCGGGCGGGTTGACCCGGCTCGGCCCGTTGCCGCCGCTGCGGATGGACCCACAGACCGGCCCGATCCTGAGCAGATACCGCGACCTGGCGTGGCAGCGCTACGGCCGCGAGGTCACCTCGGCCGAGCCCGAATGGGCGACCTGGCCGTGACCGCGACACTGGTGCTGCGGTTCGCCGACCTCGGCGTCGCGACCTACGCCAGCCTGCGGGTCGTGGGGGACCCGGCGCGATCGCTGAGATGGGTGCTCGAAGACCCCGTTCTGCCCGCCGTCCACGCCGCGCTCGACGACGCGCTGCCCGACCCGCACACCGGTGAAAGCGTCGCCGCCGCCGTCGAAAGATCGTTGACCACAGGCCCGTTCGCGGACCCGAAGCGTGAGCTGAAATTCGCCAAGCAACTCGGTGCCGCCCTGATCCCCACAGCGGCCTGGAAGCTATTGACCGATCTGGTGTCCGCGCCGCGGGCCACCCTGTTCGTCACGCCGAGCCCCACGCTGGCCCGGGTGCCATGGGGACAACTGGCCATGCCCGGGTTCGGAAAATTCCGCCTCATGGAGCTGGTGGATGTGCTGATGGCGGTGCCGCCCAACATCGTCCACGCGCCAGGCCGCCGCCCGGTCAGTTGGGCGCACCGCCACCGCAATCCGGCGCTGCTGGTGCTGGATCCGCGGATTCCCGGGCAGCGCCCCGATTCCCCGCTGGGCTCGGTGCTCGGCAGGCCGTCCCCGGACACCGCGCTGTCGCGCCACTTCGCCCCGGCCGTGGCGCAGCGGCAGGTGCTGCCCGAGGTCACGGACCCGGTCGAACTGTTCCGCCGGCCGGACGCCAATCGCGGTTGGTTGGCGCGGGCATGCGCGCTGGAACCCGCCCGGCTGCTGTACGTCGGGCACGCCAGCGCCGCCGAAGGCGACACCGCCGGCCGCGCCGCACTGCACCTCGCCGAACCCCGGCCGTTGAGCGCCGCCGACGTGATCGGCCAACGGCTTCCGGTGCCGCCCCGGGTGGCGCTGCTGGCGTGCGCATCCGGTGGTGACTACCGGTTCGACGAGGCCACCGGCCTGGTGGCGGCCATGGTGCTCGGCGGTGCGCAACTCGTCACCGCCACGCTGTGGTCGCTGCCCACCAGTTCCGGCTATCGCATGTTCACGCCGTCGGCCGCCGAAGACGCCGACCCCATGGCCGACACCGTGGTCGGG
This region of Mycolicibacterium goodii genomic DNA includes:
- a CDS encoding CHAT domain-containing protein, which gives rise to MGDLAVTATLVLRFADLGVATYASLRVVGDPARSLRWVLEDPVLPAVHAALDDALPDPHTGESVAAAVERSLTTGPFADPKRELKFAKQLGAALIPTAAWKLLTDLVSAPRATLFVTPSPTLARVPWGQLAMPGFGKFRLMELVDVLMAVPPNIVHAPGRRPVSWAHRHRNPALLVLDPRIPGQRPDSPLGSVLGRPSPDTALSRHFAPAVAQRQVLPEVTDPVELFRRPDANRGWLARACALEPARLLYVGHASAAEGDTAGRAALHLAEPRPLSAADVIGQRLPVPPRVALLACASGGDYRFDEATGLVAAMVLGGAQLVTATLWSLPTSSGYRMFTPSAAEDADPMADTVVGVDAAHDDEQAGIAVNRWQRAQMRRWRDGDTAASPLYWAALATFAGDGAR